In Lacibacter sp. H375, one DNA window encodes the following:
- the rpoC gene encoding DNA-directed RNA polymerase subunit beta', translating into MAFRKDNRQRPTFSKITIGLASPDTILERSFGEVLKPETINYRTYKPERDGLFCERIFGPVKDFECACGKYKRIRYKGIVCDRCGVEVTEKKVRRERMGHIKLVVPVVHIWYFKSLPNKIGYLLGVSSKKLETIVYYERYVVIQPGVKENMAMGDLLTEEEYLDLLDTLPKDNQYLPDEDPQKFIAKMGAEAVHDMLQRIDLDQLSYDLRNAAATETSQQRKADALKRLSVVEAFRDANLRITNRPEWMVMQYIPVIPPELRPLVPLDGGRFASSDLNDLYRRVIIRNNRLKRLLEIKAPEVILRNEKRMLQEAIDSLFDNSRKSNAVKAEGGRALKSLSDVLKGKQGRFRQNLLGKRVDYSGRSVIVVGPEMKLHECGLPKDMAAELFKPFIIRKLIERGIVKTVKSARKLVDKKEAIVWDILENILKGHPIMLNRAPTLHRLSIQAFQPKLIEGKAIQLHPLVCSAFNADFDGDQMAVHVPLSNAAVLEAQLLMLASHNILNPQNGQPITLPSQDMVLGLYYISKGKKTTDTETVKGQGKAFYSAEEVIIAYNEKQVDLHAWIRVRANVRDAETGQLTYKLIETTVGRVIFNQFVPKEVGFVNALLTKKNLREIIGDIIEITNVPKTAKFLDDIKTLGFRTAFQGGLSFNINDLIIPEVKEQLVENAQGEVNEVWDSYNMGLITNNERYNQIIDIWSRVDTRVTETLIREMASDKQGFNSVYMMLDSGARGSKQQVKQLAGIRGLMAKPRKSGSTGSEIIENPVLSNFKDGLSVLDYFISTHGARKGLADTALKTADAGYLTRRLVDVAQDVVIKDEDCGTLRGIATSALKDNEDIIEPLSDRIEGRTSLHDVYDPISDELIVAAGQEISPAIAKKIEDRGIETVDIRSVLTCESKRGVCVKCYGKNLATGVVAQKGDAVGIIAAQSIGEPGTQLTLRTFHVGGVAGSASVESTLPAKFDGTIQFDGLRTVTTTNNEGEKVQLVIGRTGEVRIMDVKNDRLLITNNVPYGSTLAVKDGQQVKKGDVLCTWDPFNNVVVAEIAGTIKFENILDGITFREEADEQTGHREKVVIETKDKTKIPALLVEGKEIKSYNLPVGSHIVIEEGEEVIAGQVLVKIPRVLGKLRDITGGLPRVTELFEARNPGNPAIVSEIDGVVTFGNIKRGNREIIVTSKDDVVKKYLVPLTRQILAQEGDFIKAGVPLSDGQIAPADILTIKGPFAVQEYVVNEIQEVYRLQGVRINDKHIETIVRQMMKKVEIIDAGDTKFLEEDLVDRFEFNEENDRIFDKKVVTEPGDSHKFRPGQIVTLREFREENSVLRRADKKLVEVRDAHPATAQPVLLGITKASLGVQSWISAASFQETTKVLSTAAIEGKTDDLLGLKENVITGHPIPAGTGLREFENMIVGSKEEYELLLTTKEAMSFDEEE; encoded by the coding sequence ATGGCATTCAGAAAAGACAACCGTCAGAGGCCTACGTTTTCAAAGATCACCATTGGTCTGGCTTCTCCCGATACAATCCTGGAGCGTAGCTTTGGTGAAGTATTAAAGCCGGAAACAATTAACTATCGTACTTACAAACCTGAACGTGATGGTTTGTTTTGCGAAAGAATTTTCGGACCAGTAAAAGATTTCGAATGTGCCTGCGGTAAGTACAAGCGTATCCGTTACAAGGGTATTGTGTGCGACCGTTGTGGTGTTGAAGTAACAGAAAAGAAAGTGCGTCGTGAGCGTATGGGTCACATCAAATTGGTGGTGCCTGTTGTACACATCTGGTATTTCAAATCATTACCTAATAAAATTGGTTACCTGTTAGGTGTAAGCTCTAAGAAATTAGAGACAATTGTTTACTACGAGCGCTATGTGGTTATTCAACCCGGCGTAAAAGAAAATATGGCGATGGGTGATCTTCTTACTGAAGAAGAGTACCTCGATCTGTTAGATACATTGCCAAAAGATAACCAGTACCTGCCTGATGAAGATCCTCAGAAATTCATTGCAAAGATGGGTGCTGAAGCAGTGCATGATATGTTGCAGCGTATTGATCTCGATCAATTAAGCTACGACTTACGTAATGCTGCTGCAACTGAAACTTCACAACAACGTAAAGCAGATGCGTTAAAGCGTTTGAGCGTTGTAGAAGCTTTCCGTGATGCAAACCTCCGCATTACAAACCGTCCTGAATGGATGGTTATGCAATACATTCCTGTTATTCCTCCGGAACTGCGTCCGTTAGTTCCTTTGGATGGGGGTCGTTTTGCATCATCTGATCTGAATGATCTTTATCGTCGTGTAATTATCCGTAATAATCGTTTGAAAAGATTATTGGAGATCAAAGCTCCTGAAGTAATCCTTCGTAACGAAAAACGTATGCTACAGGAAGCGATCGATTCGTTATTCGATAACTCAAGAAAATCAAATGCAGTGAAAGCCGAAGGCGGTCGTGCATTGAAATCATTGAGTGATGTATTGAAAGGTAAACAAGGTCGTTTCCGTCAGAACTTGCTTGGTAAACGTGTTGACTATTCTGGTCGTTCGGTTATCGTGGTAGGTCCTGAAATGAAATTACATGAATGTGGTCTTCCAAAAGATATGGCTGCTGAATTGTTTAAACCATTCATCATCCGGAAACTGATTGAAAGAGGTATCGTTAAAACAGTGAAGTCTGCACGTAAACTCGTGGATAAGAAAGAAGCCATTGTTTGGGATATCCTTGAAAATATATTGAAAGGTCACCCAATCATGTTGAACCGTGCCCCCACGCTTCACCGTTTGTCGATCCAGGCCTTCCAACCTAAATTGATTGAAGGTAAAGCCATTCAACTTCACCCGCTCGTGTGTTCTGCGTTCAACGCCGATTTCGATGGTGATCAGATGGCGGTACACGTTCCGTTAAGCAATGCTGCTGTATTGGAAGCACAATTATTGATGCTTGCATCACACAACATTCTTAACCCGCAGAACGGTCAACCAATTACCCTTCCTTCTCAGGACATGGTACTCGGTCTGTACTACATTTCTAAAGGAAAGAAAACAACTGATACTGAAACTGTAAAAGGTCAGGGTAAAGCATTCTATTCTGCAGAAGAGGTGATCATTGCTTACAATGAGAAGCAAGTTGATCTTCATGCATGGATCAGAGTAAGAGCTAATGTACGTGATGCAGAAACAGGACAGTTAACTTACAAGTTGATTGAAACAACTGTAGGTCGTGTGATCTTTAACCAGTTTGTACCGAAAGAAGTTGGTTTCGTAAACGCTTTATTAACGAAGAAGAACCTTCGTGAAATCATTGGCGATATTATTGAAATCACCAACGTTCCAAAAACGGCTAAGTTCCTTGATGATATCAAGACACTTGGTTTCCGTACAGCCTTCCAGGGTGGTTTGTCGTTCAACATCAACGATCTGATCATTCCTGAAGTGAAAGAACAATTGGTTGAAAATGCACAAGGTGAAGTAAACGAAGTTTGGGATAGCTATAATATGGGTCTTATCACCAACAACGAACGTTACAACCAGATCATTGATATCTGGAGTCGTGTGGATACACGTGTAACTGAAACGTTGATCCGTGAAATGGCTTCTGATAAGCAAGGTTTCAACTCTGTGTACATGATGCTTGATTCAGGTGCCCGTGGTAGTAAGCAGCAGGTAAAACAGCTCGCCGGTATCAGGGGTCTGATGGCCAAGCCTCGTAAGAGTGGTTCTACAGGAAGCGAGATCATCGAGAATCCTGTATTGAGCAACTTTAAAGATGGCTTGAGTGTATTGGATTACTTTATCTCGACGCACGGTGCCCGTAAAGGTCTTGCCGATACTGCCTTGAAAACTGCGGATGCAGGTTACTTAACCCGTCGTTTGGTTGACGTTGCGCAGGATGTTGTTATTAAAGATGAAGATTGCGGAACATTACGTGGTATTGCAACAAGTGCATTAAAAGATAACGAAGATATTATTGAACCATTGAGCGATCGTATTGAAGGACGTACATCATTACATGATGTGTATGATCCGATTTCAGACGAACTCATTGTTGCAGCTGGCCAGGAAATTTCTCCTGCTATTGCAAAGAAGATCGAAGACAGAGGTATTGAAACTGTTGATATCCGTTCAGTACTTACCTGCGAAAGCAAACGTGGTGTGTGTGTGAAGTGTTATGGTAAAAACCTTGCTACAGGTGTGGTTGCACAAAAAGGTGATGCAGTAGGTATCATCGCTGCGCAATCAATTGGTGAGCCTGGTACACAGCTTACACTGCGTACCTTCCACGTGGGTGGTGTTGCGGGTTCTGCATCAGTAGAATCAACATTACCGGCTAAGTTTGACGGAACAATCCAGTTCGATGGTTTACGTACTGTAACAACTACTAATAACGAAGGTGAGAAAGTACAGTTGGTAATCGGTCGTACAGGTGAGGTGCGTATCATGGATGTGAAGAATGATCGCTTATTGATCACCAACAACGTTCCTTACGGTTCAACATTGGCGGTTAAAGATGGTCAGCAGGTGAAGAAAGGTGATGTGCTTTGTACATGGGATCCGTTCAACAACGTAGTAGTTGCTGAAATTGCCGGTACAATTAAGTTTGAAAACATTCTTGATGGTATCACATTCCGTGAAGAGGCTGATGAACAAACAGGTCACCGTGAGAAAGTGGTTATCGAAACAAAAGATAAAACCAAGATCCCTGCATTGCTGGTTGAAGGCAAAGAGATCAAATCTTACAACTTGCCTGTTGGTTCACACATCGTGATCGAAGAAGGTGAAGAAGTAATTGCCGGTCAGGTGTTGGTGAAAATCCCACGTGTACTTGGTAAGCTTCGTGATATCACCGGTGGTCTTCCACGTGTAACTGAATTGTTTGAAGCACGTAACCCCGGTAACCCTGCTATCGTTTCTGAAATTGATGGTGTGGTAACCTTCGGAAACATCAAGCGTGGTAACCGTGAGATCATTGTAACAAGTAAGGATGATGTTGTGAAGAAGTACCTCGTACCTCTTACACGTCAGATCCTTGCACAGGAAGGTGATTTCATTAAAGCGGGTGTGCCGTTGAGTGACGGACAAATTGCTCCTGCAGATATCCTCACCATCAAAGGTCCGTTTGCAGTACAAGAGTATGTTGTGAATGAGATCCAGGAAGTATACCGTTTACAAGGTGTAAGAATTAACGATAAGCATATCGAAACCATCGTTCGTCAAATGATGAAGAAAGTGGAGATCATTGATGCAGGTGATACGAAGTTCCTTGAAGAGGACCTGGTTGATCGCTTTGAATTCAATGAAGAAAACGATCGCATCTTCGATAAGAAAGTGGTTACAGAACCAGGCGACAGTCATAAGTTCCGCCCGGGTCAGATTGTTACACTCCGTGAGTTCCGTGAAGAGAACAGCGTACTCCGCCGTGCTGATAAGAAGCTGGTGGAAGTAAGAGATGCACATCCTGCAACAGCACAACCGGTATTGCTTGGTATTACCAAAGCATCATTGGGTGTACAAAGCTGGATATCTGCTGCATCGTTCCAGGAAACAACGAAAGTGTTGAGTACTGCTGCAATTGAAGGTAAAACTGATGATTTATTAGGCTTGAAAGAGAACGTAATCACAGGTCACCCGATCCCTGCAGGTACAGGCTTACGTGAATTCGAAAACATGATCGTAGGTAGCAAGGAAGAATATGAATTGCTCCTTACAACCAAAGAAGCTATGAGCTTCGACGAAGAAGAATAG
- a CDS encoding OmpH family outer membrane protein codes for MKSIQSILLWIVAAAVAVLYVLHFSGKKPKETTSGVVKKDSADAKEQHIRVAYIDLDTIQKYYEFFKLKNDDIEREKTRYDNQIQSELNKLERDRIEFLKKGQAITQVEAEKFQQEYQTRYQQIGQRQQTLQGQHLENQAKAIDDIQKRINEYLKIYNKEGKYNFIFSTQEGNPTLYFKDTAFNITNEVLKGLNDTYKQSKKQ; via the coding sequence ATGAAAAGTATACAAAGCATATTATTGTGGATAGTGGCAGCTGCAGTAGCTGTACTTTATGTGTTGCATTTCAGCGGTAAAAAGCCAAAGGAAACAACGAGTGGTGTAGTTAAGAAAGATAGTGCTGATGCAAAGGAGCAACATATCAGGGTTGCCTATATCGATCTTGATACCATTCAGAAATATTATGAATTCTTCAAATTGAAGAATGATGATATTGAGCGTGAAAAAACACGTTACGATAACCAGATACAAAGTGAGTTGAACAAACTTGAACGTGACCGTATCGAGTTCCTCAAGAAGGGACAAGCCATAACGCAAGTAGAAGCAGAAAAGTTTCAACAGGAGTACCAGACTCGCTATCAGCAGATCGGCCAACGTCAGCAAACGTTGCAGGGACAGCATCTCGAGAACCAGGCAAAAGCTATCGACGATATTCAAAAACGCATCAACGAATACCTGAAAATTTATAACAAGGAAGGCAAGTATAACTTCATCTTTTCTACACAGGAGGGTAACCCAACTCTCTATTTTAAGGATACAGCTTTCAACATTACCAACGAAGTGCTGAAAGGTCTTAACGACACTTACAAGCAATCCAAGAAGCAATAG
- a CDS encoding APC family permease: protein MTSTQQEFKPSLSLLDATMVVAGSMIGSGIFIVSADITRNVGSAGWLLVVWLVTGFMTLTAALSYGELSAMFPKAGGQYVYLKEAFNKLAGFLYGWSFFTVIQTATIAAVGVAFSKFTGYFIPALDINDENILFQIGVFKLYPAQIVSILVIALLTYINTRGINGGKAIQTVFTITKLLSLFGLIVFGLMMAAKADVWNANWSNAWEMNKLSEGGMIAGVAGSAVLGAIAASMVGSIFSSDAWNNVTFIAGEIKNPKRNIGLSLFLGTLIVTLIYVAANVMYISVLPMNEIAFAKQDRVAVAAANEIFGNVGTYVIAAMIMVSTFGCINGLVLAGARVYYTMAQDGLFFKQAGTLNKNAVPQWALWAQCVWASLLCLSGQYGDLLDMISFVVVLFYVLTIIGIFVLRAKRPDIERPYKAFAYPVLPIIYIILGLTFCFFLITMKPLYAGIGFGIVLLGIPVYYIAVANQKK, encoded by the coding sequence ATGACTTCAACTCAGCAGGAATTTAAACCGTCTTTAAGTTTACTGGATGCAACGATGGTAGTTGCAGGCTCAATGATCGGTTCAGGTATCTTTATTGTTAGTGCCGATATTACACGAAACGTTGGCAGTGCAGGTTGGTTACTGGTAGTGTGGCTTGTTACAGGTTTTATGACTTTAACGGCAGCACTTAGTTATGGCGAATTGAGTGCCATGTTTCCAAAGGCAGGTGGCCAGTATGTTTACCTGAAAGAAGCATTTAATAAACTTGCAGGCTTTCTTTACGGTTGGAGTTTCTTCACGGTTATTCAAACAGCAACCATTGCAGCAGTAGGCGTTGCGTTCTCAAAATTCACCGGTTATTTTATTCCTGCATTGGATATTAATGATGAGAACATCCTGTTCCAGATCGGAGTATTTAAATTATATCCTGCACAGATCGTTTCAATACTTGTTATCGCTTTACTTACTTATATCAACACAAGAGGTATCAATGGTGGCAAAGCAATACAAACTGTATTTACGATCACAAAACTCCTTTCACTTTTTGGTTTGATCGTTTTCGGATTAATGATGGCTGCAAAGGCAGACGTATGGAATGCCAACTGGAGTAACGCATGGGAGATGAATAAACTTTCTGAAGGAGGAATGATTGCGGGTGTGGCAGGCAGTGCAGTATTGGGCGCTATTGCGGCATCCATGGTTGGTTCAATTTTCAGTAGTGATGCATGGAACAATGTTACATTCATTGCAGGTGAAATAAAAAATCCAAAACGAAATATTGGTTTAAGTCTTTTCCTGGGCACATTGATCGTTACACTTATTTATGTGGCAGCGAATGTGATGTACATCAGTGTACTGCCGATGAATGAAATAGCTTTTGCAAAGCAAGACAGAGTAGCAGTTGCTGCTGCGAATGAAATTTTTGGTAATGTGGGCACTTATGTAATTGCAGCTATGATCATGGTCTCGACATTTGGTTGTATCAATGGGTTGGTATTAGCAGGAGCAAGGGTTTATTACACTATGGCGCAGGATGGTTTGTTTTTTAAACAAGCCGGCACACTAAATAAAAACGCTGTACCACAATGGGCTTTATGGGCACAATGTGTGTGGGCATCTTTACTTTGTTTAAGTGGACAGTATGGCGATCTGTTAGATATGATCTCATTTGTGGTAGTGCTCTTTTATGTGCTTACCATCATCGGTATATTTGTACTGCGTGCAAAGCGTCCCGATATTGAACGTCCTTACAAAGCGTTTGCTTATCCGGTATTGCCAATCATTTATATTATTCTCGGATTGACATTTTGTTTCTTCCTGATCACCATGAAGCCGTTATATGCAGGTATTGGATTTGGAATTGTTTTATTAGGTATACCTGTTTATTATATTGCAGTCGCAAATCAAAAGAAGTAG
- a CDS encoding bifunctional heptose 7-phosphate kinase/heptose 1-phosphate adenyltransferase, translated as MSVSKFDQLFQQFSQLKAGVIGDVMLDTYMWGHVERISPEAPVPIVALDKTEYRVGGASNVALNIASLGASVSILSVIGNDDDGKQLRQLLEHQQIKTDFLLGSDKRATTSKTRIISRNQQMMRLDKEIATDLGYEDENRLILALQTFIAQEKPDVIIFEDYNKGVLTELVIQKAIALCKHHGILTTVDPKRKNFFSYKTVDVFKPNLKEVKDALNLLVEQVNEEALRHIHAELKAQLQHHISFITLSEKGVFYQNDEQAGVIPSHLRSIADVSGAGDTVIAVASLVYAATKDVELMAEVANIAGGLVCEEVGTAAINRERLIQECKLLLN; from the coding sequence ATGAGCGTTTCTAAATTTGATCAGTTGTTTCAGCAGTTCTCACAACTAAAAGCCGGCGTGATTGGTGATGTGATGCTTGACACCTATATGTGGGGACATGTTGAACGTATTTCACCTGAAGCTCCTGTACCCATTGTTGCATTAGATAAAACAGAATACCGTGTTGGTGGTGCATCAAACGTTGCATTGAATATTGCTTCGTTAGGTGCTTCAGTTTCTATCCTGAGTGTAATTGGTAATGATGATGATGGTAAACAGTTGCGTCAGTTGCTGGAACATCAACAGATCAAAACAGATTTTTTACTTGGAAGTGACAAGCGTGCAACAACAAGTAAAACAAGGATCATCAGTCGCAATCAACAAATGATGCGTCTTGATAAAGAAATTGCAACTGATCTTGGTTATGAAGATGAGAACAGGTTGATCCTTGCATTGCAAACATTCATTGCACAGGAAAAACCTGATGTGATCATTTTTGAAGATTACAATAAAGGTGTGTTGACTGAACTGGTAATACAAAAAGCAATTGCTCTTTGCAAGCATCATGGAATTCTCACAACGGTTGATCCAAAGCGAAAGAATTTCTTTTCTTATAAAACAGTAGATGTATTTAAACCGAATCTGAAAGAGGTAAAAGATGCATTGAATCTTTTAGTTGAGCAGGTGAATGAAGAAGCGCTCCGGCATATTCATGCAGAATTAAAAGCTCAGTTGCAACATCATATTTCATTCATCACTCTCTCTGAGAAAGGTGTGTTTTATCAGAATGATGAACAGGCGGGCGTCATTCCATCACACTTGCGCAGCATTGCGGATGTGAGTGGTGCAGGTGATACAGTAATTGCTGTTGCTTCATTGGTATATGCTGCTACAAAAGATGTTGAGCTGATGGCTGAAGTGGCAAACATTGCAGGTGGACTGGTGTGTGAAGAAGTAGGAACTGCAGCCATTAACCGTGAGCGTTTGATACAGGAGTGTAAATTATTACTGAATTAA
- a CDS encoding isoaspartyl peptidase/L-asparaginase family protein gives MGDFSIAIHGGAGTILKIDLTPELEEAYTKGLADAVATGYEVLAKGGSAIDAVTAAVISLEDCILFNAGRGSVFTRKGGHEMDAAIMNGISLEAGAVAGVSSVKNPVLLAKTIMEKSEHVMLSGDGALQFAKQQELQLEQEDYFFSQFRYDQWQLVKNENSSALDHNIQLEKKFGTVGAVACDANGNVAAATSTGGMTNKNFNRIGDTPVIGAGTYANNQTCAISCTGHGELFLRAVAAYDVSCLMEYKGMNLQQAMEIVTLDKLVKINGEGGMIGVDARANTAMVFNSEGMYRATQNSRGEKQIAIYK, from the coding sequence ATGGGTGATTTTTCAATTGCAATACATGGCGGTGCAGGTACGATCCTTAAAATAGATCTGACTCCCGAACTGGAAGAAGCCTACACAAAAGGTCTTGCTGATGCAGTGGCAACCGGCTACGAAGTATTGGCTAAAGGTGGAAGTGCTATAGATGCAGTAACAGCTGCAGTTATTTCTCTTGAAGATTGTATTCTTTTCAACGCAGGCAGAGGTTCTGTATTTACAAGAAAAGGCGGGCATGAAATGGATGCAGCCATCATGAATGGTATTTCATTGGAAGCAGGTGCAGTTGCCGGTGTGAGTAGTGTAAAGAATCCTGTGCTGCTTGCAAAAACGATCATGGAAAAAAGTGAACATGTGATGTTGAGTGGCGACGGTGCGTTGCAGTTTGCTAAACAACAAGAACTACAACTGGAGCAAGAAGATTATTTCTTTTCACAATTCCGCTACGATCAGTGGCAGTTGGTGAAGAATGAGAACAGTTCAGCCCTTGATCATAATATTCAACTCGAGAAAAAGTTCGGAACAGTTGGTGCAGTGGCTTGTGATGCAAATGGAAATGTAGCGGCTGCAACAAGTACCGGCGGCATGACGAATAAGAATTTCAATCGCATTGGCGATACTCCTGTGATAGGTGCAGGCACATACGCCAACAATCAAACATGTGCTATATCATGCACCGGTCATGGCGAATTATTTCTGCGTGCTGTTGCAGCTTATGATGTGAGTTGCCTGATGGAATACAAGGGGATGAACCTTCAGCAAGCAATGGAAATTGTTACACTTGATAAGTTAGTTAAGATCAATGGTGAAGGCGGTATGATTGGCGTGGATGCACGTGCAAACACTGCCATGGTCTTTAACAGCGAAGGCATGTACCGTGCCACGCAAAACAGCAGAGGCGAAAAGCAGATCGCTATTTACAAGTGA
- a CDS encoding 2-C-methyl-D-erythritol 4-phosphate cytidylyltransferase: protein MQTYVVIVAGGAGKRMGSVLPKQFLLLKNKPVLYYTIDAFLKALPDCKVIVVLPEEHLELGKEIIDGFFDAQRIQLTVGGETRFHSVQNGLKLIEEESIIFVHDGVRCLVSEELIQRCYSAALETGSAIPAIECRDSVRMITEEGNDPIDRSKLRLVQTPQTFHSKILLPAFAIDYKAWFTDEANVVEAFGLKVTLVQGEETNIKITNPMDLVIAEKILEG from the coding sequence ATGCAAACATATGTTGTAATTGTGGCCGGTGGTGCCGGTAAACGAATGGGTTCTGTACTCCCCAAACAATTTTTACTATTAAAGAATAAGCCTGTCTTGTATTATACCATCGATGCTTTTTTAAAAGCCTTGCCTGATTGTAAAGTGATCGTGGTCTTGCCGGAAGAGCATCTTGAATTAGGGAAGGAGATAATTGACGGTTTCTTTGATGCACAGCGTATACAGCTGACCGTTGGTGGCGAAACACGTTTTCATTCTGTACAAAACGGGTTAAAGCTGATCGAAGAAGAGTCCATCATTTTTGTGCATGATGGTGTGCGATGTTTGGTGAGTGAAGAATTGATTCAGCGTTGTTATTCAGCTGCATTGGAAACCGGCAGCGCTATTCCTGCAATTGAATGCCGTGACAGTGTGCGTATGATCACGGAGGAAGGAAATGATCCTATTGACAGAAGCAAACTACGGTTGGTACAAACACCCCAAACTTTTCATAGTAAGATATTACTTCCTGCTTTTGCTATTGATTATAAAGCATGGTTTACCGATGAAGCAAATGTTGTGGAAGCATTTGGTTTAAAGGTAACACTTGTGCAAGGCGAAGAAACAAATATTAAGATTACAAACCCGATGGATTTGGTAATTGCCGAGAAGATACTTGAGGGATAA
- a CDS encoding GNAT family N-acetyltransferase, which produces MQQIKYISHAEIDKQKWDDCVQHADNGLIYAYSWYLDAMADHWDALVLNDYEAIMPLTWNKKYGIHYLFQPYFCASLGIFSRSKINAAVTEAFLKKIPKRFRYIDIYLNHNNLFPVDGFALTERVNYILALHNPYNEIAELYRTNLKRNIRKAEQTGLVAKQNIPVADIITLAKETIQRVSAISDEQMDRFKNLFSIAKEKQLAETLGIYNNNNQLLASAVFLFSHKRWYYILVGNHPNGKTLGASHYLIDRFIAAHAGTDAILDFEGSDIRNLAFFYSSYGATEERYPALRMNRLPKLLKWLKE; this is translated from the coding sequence ATGCAACAGATCAAATACATATCACATGCTGAAATTGATAAGCAAAAATGGGATGATTGTGTTCAACATGCAGACAATGGCTTGATCTACGCCTACTCCTGGTATCTTGATGCAATGGCCGATCATTGGGATGCCTTAGTGCTGAATGACTACGAAGCCATCATGCCACTTACATGGAATAAAAAATATGGCATTCATTATCTTTTTCAACCTTACTTCTGCGCCAGTCTTGGTATTTTTTCCCGAAGCAAAATCAATGCAGCAGTAACAGAGGCATTCCTGAAAAAAATACCAAAACGTTTTAGATATATCGATATTTATCTTAACCACAACAACCTGTTCCCTGTTGATGGATTCGCATTAACAGAACGGGTAAACTATATACTTGCTTTACATAACCCGTACAACGAAATAGCAGAACTATACCGCACAAACCTGAAACGAAACATCAGGAAAGCTGAGCAAACCGGTTTGGTTGCAAAACAAAATATTCCTGTAGCAGACATTATTACATTAGCCAAAGAAACCATTCAACGTGTTTCAGCAATCAGTGATGAACAAATGGATCGTTTTAAGAACCTGTTTTCTATTGCAAAAGAAAAGCAGCTTGCAGAAACGCTTGGCATTTATAACAACAATAACCAACTTCTGGCATCAGCCGTATTTCTTTTTTCGCATAAACGTTGGTATTATATCCTGGTCGGAAATCATCCAAATGGCAAAACGTTAGGCGCTTCGCACTACTTAATTGATCGCTTTATTGCTGCACATGCCGGTACAGATGCAATACTTGATTTTGAAGGAAGTGATATTCGCAATCTTGCTTTTTTCTATAGTAGTTATGGTGCTACAGAGGAACGATACCCTGCATTACGCATGAATCGCTTACCGAAATTATTGAAGTGGCTGAAGGAATGA